GTGCGCGTGCGTGACGAAATGGCCACCGCAGCGCGTGCACGGCGTCATCTGCAGCATCTTGCTGTCGAAGAAGCGAACGAGCGTCCACGCGCGCGTAAATCCGAGCACCGCTTCCCATCCGTGCAACTCCACATGCTCCAGGTACAGGCGGTAAGCCTTGACGATGGCTTCGATGCCCTGGCATCCCCCGTACTGCACGAGGTGCCGGTAGATGTTGTGGAAAAGCGACGAGTGGATGTTCGGCAGCCACGTCACGAACCAGTCGGTCGAGAACGGCAGCATGCCCTTGGGCGGCGAAGCGCCTTTGAGCTCTTTGTAGAGTTTGATGAGTCGATCGCGACTCAGGCTCGTCTCCGCTTCCAGCAACTGGAGGCGGGCACCGAGTTCGATCAGTTCGATGGCCAGCTGGATTTCACGGGCTTCGAGGACGACGCTTTTGGTACGCATATACAGGCTTCCTGGCAAATCACGCCAGCGCGGCCCCGATGACATCGGGCTGCGCGTGGCGTGCGTCGCGTATGTCGTACGTTCAGCCAATCTGCTCGACGGGCTGGCCCGCGAGCAGAATCGAAGCATGCGACTGCTGCATACCCACGTCTTTCGCACCGTGCGTGAGGCTCGAGAGAATCACGTGGTCGTCGAATCGAAATCGGCACAGAAGCTGGTTCGACCCCGCGAACTTGACGAGTTGAGCCAGTGTGAGACTGCCGAGCACGTCGGCAAGCTGGTCGCTGATGCCCAGGCGGAACATTGCCGCCGCGCGATCCTCACGGATCAGGCGCTGAGCCAGGACTAGGTAGGAGAGATTCAACTCACGAATCTCGTTCAGTGTTTCGCTGTTTCGCATGCGGCCCCCCGGCGCAATGGATGAATCTTGCGGTACTACTGTCTATTCCCTTGCATTGTGGACAAGGGCGAAAGATAAAGAAATCGGAGAAAAACTACAGAAAGGAGCGAGAAAAGCGGAAGATTATTGTAGGAATTTTTCCTACATGAGCGGCGCGCAGGGACCCTACGACGCGCTCGGGGGGGAACGTTCGATGACAGAGCGTGACGCCTTCATGAAAGTGTCACGAAGCTGCGCTCTACTACTTGACTGTATTTCGGCGGACTTATGCCGAACTTTAGGCATCCTTGCAAAAAATTTCAGGGGGCTTCTGCAAGGGATGTCTGGATCGTACTTTGCCTATCGAGCGGGCACTGGAACAGAGCAATTACAAAGTGTTACAGATGTAGTGCCGCTCACCGAATCCGAGGTTTGGAAGCATTGTTCCGATGCCAGTTCCCGCCGTTTCGCTGAAATCGCGGCGCAACACCTTACAAATCCTTCCTATCGGTACCGTCTCGTGATTATCGTTTCGCCAGGCAATCTCTAAGAGAGGCCAGAATCCAGGCATCGTTCCCCATGCCCCGGCTTGACGTTACGTTGAGCAAAACTTCGGGATTGGGTGGGCCGGGTTTGGTGGGCTACGTTTGGCGGACTTACGCCGCGCCTGCTGCGGGCGGCAGCGCGGGCCTCGCGCGACGGATGAGCAGCGTGTGGAAGGCCCAGGACAGCACGCCGCACACGGCCATGACCGCCGCCATCGGCACCGCCGAGCGGGCGTGCAGCAAGCCAACCGCCGCACCGGCGCTGGCCGCCGCAAGGAATTGCAGCGCCCCCAGCAGGGCCGACGCCGCCCCGGCACGCTGGTGTTGCCGGTTGAGCGCCTCGGCAATGGCGTTCGGCTGCGAAAAGCCGAGGCTCGTGACGAAGGCGAACAACGGCACCATCAACCCGATCAGCCCGCCAAGCCCGAGCGCCGCCACGGCGAGCATCAGCAAACCGAGAATCGCGACCAGATTGTTGGTACGGCGCAACACGTCGGCCGGACGCCGCGTGCGCAGCAAATACGCGTTGATCTGCGAGCCGCCGATGATCCCGCAGGCGTTCAGGCCGAACAGCCAGCCGTAATGGGCCGGATCGACGCCGTACAGATTGATGAAGACGAAAGGCGAGCCGGTGATGTACGCGAACATGCCCGCCTGCGACACGCCGCCCGCCAGCGCATTGCCCATGAACTCGCGGTCGCGCAGCAATGC
The Pandoraea oxalativorans genome window above contains:
- the flhD gene encoding flagellar transcriptional regulator FlhD, producing MRNSETLNEIRELNLSYLVLAQRLIREDRAAAMFRLGISDQLADVLGSLTLAQLVKFAGSNQLLCRFRFDDHVILSSLTHGAKDVGMQQSHASILLAGQPVEQIG
- the flhC gene encoding flagellar transcriptional regulator FlhC; the protein is MRTKSVVLEAREIQLAIELIELGARLQLLEAETSLSRDRLIKLYKELKGASPPKGMLPFSTDWFVTWLPNIHSSLFHNIYRHLVQYGGCQGIEAIVKAYRLYLEHVELHGWEAVLGFTRAWTLVRFFDSKMLQMTPCTRCGGHFVTHAHEPHGQYVCGLCAPPSRAGKTRKAKHAHAADLAPAVVSGEPDAAISPLAA